One region of Streptomyces davaonensis JCM 4913 genomic DNA includes:
- a CDS encoding class I SAM-dependent RNA methyltransferase has product MQAEPKKSLVGEEYEVEVGPVAHGGHCIARTDEGQVLFVRHTLPGERVVARVTEGEEGARFLRADAVEVLSASKDRVEAPCPYAGPGRCGGCDWQHAKPGAQRRLKGEVVAEQLARLAGLTPEEAGWDGTVMPAEGDKLPTGEVPQWRTRVQYAVDPDTGRAGLRRHRSHEVEPIEHCMIAAEGVSELGIEQRDWSGMASVEAIAATGSQDRQVILTPRPGARLPIVELDKPVSVMRVGEKDGGTHRVHGRPFVRERADGRTYRVGSGGFWQVHPKAADTLVTAVMQGLLPRKGEMALDLYCGVGLFAGALADRLGDEGAVLGIESGKRAVEDARHNLADFDRVRIEQGKVEAVLPRTGITEVDLVVLDPPRAGAGRKTVEHLSSLGARRIAYVACDPAALARDLGYFRDGGYRVRTLRVFDLFPMTHHVECVAILEPAAKGS; this is encoded by the coding sequence ATGCAGGCAGAACCGAAGAAGTCGCTGGTGGGGGAGGAGTACGAGGTCGAGGTAGGCCCGGTCGCCCATGGTGGCCACTGCATCGCCCGCACCGACGAGGGCCAGGTGCTCTTCGTACGGCACACGCTGCCCGGGGAGCGGGTCGTCGCCCGGGTCACCGAGGGCGAGGAGGGCGCCCGCTTCCTGCGGGCGGACGCGGTGGAGGTGCTGTCGGCGTCCAAGGACCGCGTCGAGGCGCCCTGCCCGTACGCCGGTCCGGGTCGTTGCGGCGGCTGCGACTGGCAGCACGCGAAGCCGGGGGCGCAGCGGCGGCTCAAGGGCGAGGTGGTCGCGGAACAGCTGGCGCGCCTGGCCGGGCTCACGCCCGAGGAGGCCGGCTGGGACGGCACGGTGATGCCCGCCGAGGGCGACAAGCTGCCGACGGGCGAGGTGCCGCAGTGGCGCACGCGCGTGCAGTACGCGGTGGACCCCGACACCGGCCGGGCCGGCCTGCGCCGGCACCGCTCGCACGAGGTCGAGCCGATCGAGCACTGCATGATCGCGGCCGAGGGCGTCAGTGAGCTCGGCATCGAGCAGCGGGACTGGTCCGGGATGGCGTCGGTCGAGGCGATCGCGGCGACGGGTTCGCAGGACCGCCAGGTGATCCTGACGCCGCGCCCCGGCGCCCGCCTCCCCATCGTCGAGCTGGACAAGCCGGTGTCGGTCATGCGGGTCGGCGAGAAGGACGGCGGCACCCACCGCGTCCACGGCCGCCCCTTCGTCCGCGAGCGCGCCGACGGCCGCACCTACCGGGTCGGCAGCGGCGGCTTCTGGCAGGTCCACCCGAAGGCGGCGGACACGCTGGTGACGGCGGTGATGCAGGGTCTGCTGCCGCGCAAGGGCGAGATGGCGCTCGACCTGTACTGCGGCGTGGGCCTGTTCGCGGGCGCCCTCGCCGACCGCCTCGGCGACGAGGGCGCGGTCCTCGGCATCGAGTCCGGCAAGCGCGCGGTGGAGGACGCCCGGCACAACCTCGCCGACTTCGACCGGGTACGCATCGAACAGGGCAAGGTCGAGGCGGTGCTGCCGCGGACGGGCATCACGGAGGTCGACCTCGTCGTCCTGGACCCGCCCCGGGCGGGCGCGGGCCGCAAGACCGTCGAGCACCTGTCATCCCTCGGCGCCCGCCGCATCGCGTACGTCGCCTGCGATCCGGCGGCGTTGGCCCGGGATCTGGGGTACTTCCGGGACGGGGGGTATCGGGTGCGGACGTTGCGGGTGTTCGATCTGTTTCCGATGACTCATCATGTGGAGTGCGTGGCGATCCTTGAACCGGCCGCGAAGGGCTCCTGA
- a CDS encoding NPCBM/NEW2 domain-containing protein — MRSNIRRSKFSVTGSLALAAGLTAGLGTAPAAGAATPFAPLATPVAPLATPLMGWNSWNHFGCNVTQQNIKDAADQIVAQGLDKLGYRYVNVDDCWMARTRDAGGHLQPDPVRFKDGIRALADYVHSKGLKFGIYQSAGTTTCAGLPGSLGHETTDANDFAAWGVDLLKYDNCPDGQGSIEQRYKAMGDALKASGRAIVFSLCSWGQGSPWAGFGSVSGGSQWRTTYDIRDSWYDNKWTSSPMGVIDILDQQKGLEVFSGPSKWNDMDMLEVGNGALRDDEYRSHFSLWALLNSPLILGNDLTRMSDATKAIIKNADVIAVNQDWGGSQGRLMRDLGNGRQVWAKPMSDGSVAVVLLNRSGAAAAITTSAAEIGLGGSSSYALKDLWTGTSSTSANGTISGQVPSHGVAMYRVSRTGTNAAALPAGTHNIADLTWLASSTGWGTIRRNQSAEGNALTIGGTTYASGVGTHSDSAVHVWLGGECRNFTAQVGVDNEVGANGTVRFQVYGDGKLLTHSDVMRGGQAASTLTASTQGVKQLELRVTDARDYIHFDHADWANARVSC; from the coding sequence ATGCGTTCAAACATCAGACGATCGAAGTTCTCGGTGACCGGCAGTCTTGCCCTGGCGGCCGGGCTGACCGCCGGTCTCGGCACGGCACCCGCCGCCGGTGCTGCCACCCCGTTCGCGCCCCTGGCCACCCCGGTCGCGCCCTTGGCTACTCCGCTCATGGGCTGGAACAGCTGGAACCATTTCGGGTGCAACGTCACGCAGCAGAACATCAAGGACGCTGCCGATCAGATCGTTGCCCAGGGGCTGGACAAGCTCGGGTACAGGTACGTCAACGTGGACGACTGCTGGATGGCCCGCACCCGAGACGCCGGCGGCCACCTTCAGCCGGACCCCGTCAGGTTCAAGGACGGGATCAGGGCTCTCGCCGACTATGTCCACAGCAAGGGCCTGAAGTTCGGCATCTACCAGTCGGCGGGCACCACGACCTGTGCCGGACTGCCCGGAAGCCTCGGTCACGAGACCACGGACGCGAACGACTTCGCGGCCTGGGGTGTGGACCTGCTGAAGTACGACAACTGCCCCGACGGCCAAGGCTCCATCGAGCAGCGATACAAGGCGATGGGCGACGCCCTGAAGGCCAGTGGGCGGGCCATCGTGTTCAGCCTGTGCAGTTGGGGCCAAGGAAGCCCGTGGGCGGGATTCGGCTCGGTCAGCGGGGGGAGCCAGTGGCGGACCACCTACGACATCCGCGACTCCTGGTACGACAACAAATGGACTTCCTCGCCCATGGGCGTCATCGACATTCTGGACCAGCAGAAGGGTCTGGAGGTGTTTTCGGGGCCAAGCAAGTGGAACGACATGGACATGCTGGAAGTCGGCAACGGGGCACTCCGCGACGACGAGTACCGGTCGCACTTCAGCCTGTGGGCGCTGCTGAACTCGCCGTTGATCCTCGGTAACGATCTCACCCGGATGTCCGACGCGACAAAGGCGATCATCAAGAATGCCGATGTCATCGCCGTGAACCAGGACTGGGGCGGCTCGCAGGGCAGGCTCATGCGCGATTTGGGCAACGGCAGGCAGGTATGGGCCAAGCCCATGTCGGATGGATCCGTCGCCGTGGTGCTGCTCAACCGATCGGGCGCGGCGGCGGCCATCACGACCTCGGCCGCAGAGATCGGCCTCGGCGGTTCTTCCTCCTACGCCCTCAAGGATCTGTGGACCGGCACCTCGTCCACCTCGGCCAACGGCACGATCAGCGGCCAGGTTCCGTCGCACGGGGTGGCGATGTACCGGGTCAGCCGCACCGGCACCAACGCCGCCGCGCTGCCCGCCGGCACACACAACATCGCGGACCTGACCTGGCTGGCGTCGTCCACCGGTTGGGGAACCATCCGCAGGAACCAGTCCGCCGAAGGGAACGCCCTCACCATCGGCGGCACCACCTACGCCAGCGGCGTCGGAACCCACTCCGATTCCGCGGTCCACGTCTGGCTCGGTGGCGAGTGCCGGAACTTCACCGCGCAGGTCGGCGTGGACAACGAGGTTGGCGCGAACGGCACCGTCCGGTTCCAGGTCTACGGCGACGGCAAGCTCCTGACCCACAGCGACGTGATGAGGGGTGGCCAGGCGGCGAGCACCCTGACCGCGTCCACGCAAGGCGTCAAGCAGCTCGAACTGCGGGTCACCGACGCGCGGGACTACATCCACTTCGACCACGCGGACTGGGCAAACGCCAGAGTCTCCTGCTGA
- a CDS encoding RNA polymerase sigma-24 subunit ECF subfamily, with protein MKTPQVPERPADPPHRRGRPPEPICREAGIAHRTWLEPVRSRFAASGLTLDELVSRSGFSKTRLSELMRGKGLYPTWEITYSVVRALDIPVAPLRRLWRVAAIEADKKPSWIDDRIQAVQPTGSDERPLAHVALYQAMADPYSAYAQAFLQSLPRARHAVGEVFDVLWLTWDDATSSPDMPRHAWQMLRATVLSRAARRPAGHYDLRAAAFSTAHQAQAPHLIERLARIDVLARFFDAIAQLPDDQMDVTVLRYLCGIDPDAIPAVVGLPPALVHTLDHHARWALKQIFPDTEPQE; from the coding sequence GTGAAGACGCCCCAAGTACCCGAGCGGCCGGCTGATCCTCCCCACCGTCGCGGCCGACCGCCGGAGCCGATATGCCGAGAGGCAGGCATCGCACACCGGACGTGGCTGGAGCCCGTCCGCAGCCGCTTCGCCGCCAGTGGTCTGACCCTGGACGAACTGGTCAGCCGCTCCGGCTTCTCCAAGACCCGGCTGTCGGAACTGATGCGCGGCAAAGGCCTCTACCCCACATGGGAGATCACCTACAGCGTGGTCCGTGCCCTCGACATACCCGTCGCGCCGCTGCGCCGGCTGTGGCGGGTCGCTGCCATCGAGGCGGATAAGAAGCCGTCCTGGATAGACGACCGAATTCAGGCCGTCCAACCCACCGGCAGCGATGAGCGGCCCCTCGCCCACGTCGCGCTCTATCAGGCCATGGCCGATCCCTACAGCGCCTACGCCCAGGCCTTCCTGCAGTCCCTGCCCCGCGCCCGGCACGCGGTCGGAGAGGTCTTCGATGTCCTGTGGCTGACCTGGGACGACGCCACCTCAAGCCCGGACATGCCCCGCCACGCCTGGCAGATGCTGCGCGCCACGGTCCTCTCCCGCGCCGCCAGACGGCCCGCCGGCCACTACGACCTGCGCGCCGCGGCCTTCTCCACCGCCCACCAGGCGCAGGCCCCCCACCTGATTGAGCGTCTGGCCCGCATCGACGTCCTGGCCCGCTTCTTCGATGCGATCGCCCAACTACCCGACGACCAGATGGACGTCACCGTCCTGCGCTACCTGTGCGGTATCGACCCCGACGCCATCCCCGCCGTCGTCGGTCTGCCCCCGGCCCTGGTTCACACCCTGGACCACCACGCCCGCTGGGCTCTGAAGCAGATCTTCCCCGACACCGAACCCCAGGAGTGA
- a CDS encoding site-specific integrase, whose product MCGVGVTDDVLTLNRRSRRSFDARSDAVPGALADTSHPVEVASTDGTTRAGDAECSHASRAGSFDPTRRPERWLPLFPGGGTQGRSRGCHGDASVQREPPKPDGPRYTCRAGPLSYGWLALLVVQGGHEDAVSAPAVPGVGGAITKGRSGRLLADSNWRRQTWWPAVEAAYYFGDDGELQLVPRHPPHSMRHTCASWLAQKGVSLYEVQHLLGHKSFSEPGSVWKPRSLSPHEPFALSFTDDRAKSSAGRTPLPDWMSASAQRVGGWTEAGRSPPVVLEHEGPRGLPDMEGATPGVAYVLHGAPSGWCRKEKYGFAMKRVHSDMIWLPPGRCCSKAPCLPGLMGRHQRGAVAR is encoded by the coding sequence ATGTGCGGTGTGGGCGTTACGGACGATGTCTTGACGCTGAACCGACGCTCGCGACGCTCGTTTGACGCTCGTTCTGATGCGGTGCCAGGTGCCTTGGCGGACACGTCTCACCCTGTCGAGGTGGCGAGCACCGATGGGACGACGAGGGCAGGCGACGCTGAGTGCAGCCACGCCTCACGAGCGGGATCGTTTGACCCGACGCGTCGACCGGAACGCTGGCTGCCGCTGTTTCCCGGGGGCGGGACTCAAGGACGATCGCGCGGCTGCCACGGGGATGCTTCGGTTCAGCGCGAACCTCCGAAGCCGGACGGTCCTCGGTACACCTGTCGCGCCGGTCCCCTGTCGTACGGATGGTTGGCGCTCCTTGTCGTCCAGGGCGGGCATGAGGACGCGGTGTCAGCCCCCGCAGTTCCCGGCGTCGGTGGGGCCATCACCAAGGGCCGCTCCGGACGCCTCCTCGCCGACAGCAACTGGCGCCGGCAAACCTGGTGGCCCGCCGTCGAGGCCGCCTACTACTTCGGCGACGACGGCGAGCTACAGCTGGTCCCGCGCCACCCGCCGCACTCCATGCGCCACACCTGCGCCTCGTGGCTGGCCCAGAAGGGAGTCTCGCTCTACGAGGTTCAGCACCTCCTCGGCCATAAGAGCTTCTCGGAGCCTGGCAGCGTCTGGAAACCCCGCTCACTATCGCCGCATGAACCCTTCGCCCTGTCCTTCACGGACGACAGGGCGAAGTCGTCCGCGGGACGCACTCCCCTGCCGGACTGGATGTCCGCTTCCGCCCAGCGCGTGGGCGGCTGGACGGAAGCGGGGCGGTCCCCTCCGGTGGTTCTTGAGCACGAGGGGCCGCGCGGCCTTCCAGACATGGAAGGTGCGACGCCGGGGGTGGCGTACGTTCTCCATGGTGCGCCATCCGGCTGGTGTCGCAAGGAGAAGTACGGGTTCGCCATGAAAAGGGTTCATTCCGACATGATTTGGCTGCCGCCTGGGCGTTGTTGCAGTAAAGCGCCCTGCTTGCCGGGGCTGATGGGACGTCATCAACGTGGCGCAGTCGCCAGGTGA
- a CDS encoding APC family permease, which translates to MSKLTDVPKRILIGRALRSDRLGETLLPKRIALPVFASDPLSSVAYAPGEVLLVLSIAGVSAYHFSPWIAVAVVVLMFTVVASYRQNVHAYPSGGGDYEVANTNLGPKAGLTVASALLVDYVLTVAVSISSGVENLGSAVPFVVENKVLCAVGIIVLLTLMNLRGVKESGSLFAIPTYVFVAGVFIMIAWGAFRGLVLDESMAAPTADYEIKAEHEGLAGFALVFLLLRAFSSGCAALTGVEAISNGVPAFRKPKSKNAATTLALMGGLAVTMFCGIIGLAMATDVHMAENPAKDLINDGVAVGADYVQDPVISQVAAAVFGDGTFFFILLAAATALVLFLAANTAYNGFPLLGSILAQDRYLPRQLHTRGDRLAFSNGIVLLAGAAALLVWVYGADSTRLIQLYIVGVFVSFTLSQTGMVRHWNRHLRTETDQAKRRHMIRSRAINTFGAFFTGLVLVVVLVTKFSHGAWVALLGMVIFYVTMSAIRKHYDRVSEEIAAPEGPSDDSVRPSRVHSLVLVSKIHRPTLRALAYAKLMRTDTLEALSVNVDPAETKALKAEWERRGIDVPLKVLDSPYREITRPIIEYVKNLRRESPRDAVSVIIPEYVVGHWYEHLLHNQSALRLKGRLLFTPGVMVTSVPYQLQSSEAAKKRARRRQEWNAPGSVRRGPAVERAKDSSKQS; encoded by the coding sequence GTGTCCAAACTGACCGACGTGCCCAAACGGATCCTGATCGGGCGCGCACTGCGCAGTGATCGGCTCGGGGAAACGCTCCTGCCGAAGCGCATCGCACTCCCCGTCTTCGCTTCCGACCCGCTGTCCTCCGTCGCGTACGCGCCCGGCGAGGTCCTGCTGGTCCTGTCCATCGCGGGCGTGTCGGCCTACCACTTCAGCCCCTGGATCGCGGTCGCGGTCGTGGTCCTGATGTTCACGGTGGTCGCCTCCTACCGGCAGAACGTGCACGCCTACCCGAGCGGCGGCGGCGACTACGAGGTCGCCAACACCAACCTCGGCCCCAAGGCCGGCCTCACCGTGGCCAGCGCGCTGCTCGTGGACTACGTGCTGACCGTCGCCGTGTCCATCTCCTCCGGCGTGGAGAACCTCGGCTCGGCCGTCCCGTTCGTGGTCGAGAACAAGGTGCTGTGCGCCGTAGGCATCATCGTGCTGCTGACGCTGATGAACCTGCGCGGGGTGAAGGAGTCGGGCAGCCTCTTCGCGATCCCGACGTATGTCTTCGTCGCCGGTGTCTTCATCATGATCGCGTGGGGTGCGTTCCGGGGCCTGGTCCTGGACGAGTCGATGGCGGCCCCGACCGCGGACTACGAGATCAAGGCCGAGCACGAGGGCCTGGCCGGCTTCGCCCTGGTCTTCCTGCTGCTGCGCGCCTTCTCCTCCGGCTGTGCGGCGCTCACCGGCGTCGAGGCGATCAGCAACGGCGTCCCCGCCTTCCGCAAGCCCAAGTCGAAGAACGCGGCGACCACGCTCGCCCTCATGGGCGGCCTCGCGGTCACCATGTTCTGCGGCATCATCGGGCTCGCCATGGCCACCGATGTGCACATGGCGGAGAACCCGGCCAAGGACCTCATCAACGACGGCGTGGCCGTCGGCGCCGACTACGTCCAGGACCCGGTGATCTCGCAGGTCGCGGCCGCCGTCTTCGGCGACGGCACGTTCTTCTTCATCCTGCTCGCCGCCGCGACCGCGCTGGTCCTCTTCCTCGCGGCCAACACCGCGTACAACGGCTTCCCGCTGCTCGGCTCGATCCTCGCCCAGGACCGCTATCTGCCCCGCCAGCTCCACACCCGCGGCGACCGCCTCGCCTTCTCCAACGGCATCGTGCTCCTCGCCGGCGCCGCCGCCCTGCTGGTGTGGGTCTACGGCGCCGACTCCACGCGCCTGATCCAGCTCTACATCGTCGGCGTGTTCGTCTCCTTCACGCTCAGCCAGACCGGCATGGTCCGGCACTGGAACCGCCATCTGCGCACCGAGACCGACCAGGCCAAGCGACGCCACATGATCCGCTCCCGCGCGATCAACACCTTCGGCGCCTTCTTCACCGGCCTGGTGCTGGTCGTCGTCCTGGTGACCAAGTTCTCGCACGGCGCCTGGGTCGCCCTGCTCGGCATGGTGATCTTCTACGTGACCATGAGCGCGATCCGGAAGCACTACGACCGGGTCTCCGAGGAGATCGCCGCGCCCGAGGGCCCGAGCGACGACAGCGTGCGCCCCTCCCGGGTGCACTCCCTGGTCCTGGTCTCCAAGATCCACCGTCCCACGCTGCGCGCCCTCGCCTACGCCAAGCTGATGCGCACCGACACCCTGGAAGCGCTCAGCGTCAACGTCGACCCGGCCGAGACCAAGGCGCTCAAGGCCGAGTGGGAGCGACGCGGCATCGACGTACCGCTGAAGGTCCTGGACTCGCCGTACCGCGAGATCACCCGGCCGATCATCGAGTACGTCAAGAACCTGCGCCGGGAGTCGCCGCGCGACGCCGTGTCCGTGATCATCCCCGAGTACGTCGTCGGCCACTGGTACGAGCATCTGCTGCACAACCAGAGCGCCCTGCGCCTGAAGGGCAGGCTGCTGTTCACGCCGGGCGTCATGGTGACGTCGGTGCCCTACCAGCTCCAGTCCTCCGAGGCCGCGAAGAAGCGGGCCCGCAGGCGGCAGGAGTGGAACGCGCCGGGTTCCGTGCGGCGTGGCCCGGCGGTGGAGCGGGCGAAGGACTCCTCGAAGCAGTCGTAG
- a CDS encoding family 16 glycoside hydrolase, with the protein MLLICLLAGLSLTVPAVSATAAPQTPGVTLRVFDLQTSLSKLCTLKPGQTPNVDKLMPTVNWTTTADFSSADGTVNMADNFISEVTGNITVPATGDYTFRITSDDGSRTWIDGNLVIDHDGQHAPTAKEGTVKLTAGMHALRIEHFDAGDRQQLTLEWRTPGSSQFVLVPNSALSTDADVTRVTAPGRKYCEGATDSPGDGLPLNAVHPDYTLTDLRPAGFQPQVSAMDWLPDGRLAIATWGGSNNKLGEVYLLSNVTGATSPEQVTKKRIASGLQEPMGLKYVDGKLYVSEKSRLAELPDLTSDSTPDKLRTVATWPYGGNFHEFAFGLLYKDGYFYLNLSVSINFGGATTDPQPAGKGRGTTIKVNKDTGAVQYVAGGLRTPNGIGWGPEGDLFATDNQGGWLPSSKLVHIKQDRFFNHYTNPAGPFDSKPVTRPVLWLPQNEIANSPSTPLLMKDGLFAGQLLFGDVTYGGIQRAYLEKINGEYQGAVFRMTQGLESGVNRLSLGPDGAIYVGGLGGDGNWGQEGKLKYGLQKLTPKTTNSAFDIRSMRVVSGGFELEYTQPLSAATLNSLASRYTAKQWRYVPTSAYGGPKVDEETLSVASATPSADGKKVTLKLNGLKTGRVVYLRSPQPFSSASGKSLWSTEAWYTLNATPTDASTGPVVGLANKCLDVKGGVTANGTQVQLYQCNGTAAQTWARAGQTLKALDKCLDINAGSTQNGAKVQLWDCNGGDNQNWVPQADGTLVNPSSGKCLDVNGETSADGTPVSLWTCHGGSNQKWSVPDLYEAESAALSGGAKVNSDHQDHTGSGFVDGYGTKGATTTFTVNAARAGVHNVGLRYANGPNPSSGTKSISVYVNGTKVKQMRLADTGSWDSWATQTEALTLKAGANTIAYKNDPDDAGHVNLDNIHVAQAPRITLFDGTSLAAWEKSTGGEAAWPVASGSMESLGGDIRTKQTFGDFKLRVEWLEPNYPPDVTGQARGNSGVYLQERYEVQVLDSYGDTTLANDEAGAIYNKRAPDQNMSTAPGTWQTYDITFRAARYVKGVKVDNARVTVVWNGTTVHNDVAVDGGTGGNIPEGPTPAAIRLQDHNDPGANPRFRNIWIEPIA; encoded by the coding sequence ATGCTGCTCATATGCCTCCTGGCCGGGCTGTCCTTGACCGTCCCCGCGGTCTCCGCGACCGCCGCCCCGCAGACGCCCGGTGTGACGCTGCGGGTCTTCGACCTGCAGACCTCGTTGAGCAAGCTGTGCACGCTCAAACCCGGGCAGACGCCCAACGTCGACAAGCTGATGCCGACGGTCAACTGGACGACGACCGCCGACTTCAGTTCGGCCGACGGCACGGTCAACATGGCCGACAACTTCATCAGCGAGGTCACCGGGAACATCACCGTTCCCGCCACCGGTGACTACACCTTCCGGATCACCAGCGACGACGGCTCGCGCACGTGGATCGACGGCAACCTGGTCATCGATCACGACGGACAGCACGCGCCGACCGCCAAGGAGGGGACGGTCAAGCTGACGGCGGGCATGCATGCGCTGCGGATCGAGCACTTCGACGCCGGCGACCGTCAGCAGCTCACACTGGAGTGGCGTACGCCTGGTTCATCGCAGTTCGTGCTGGTGCCGAACTCGGCGTTGAGCACGGATGCCGACGTGACCCGGGTGACCGCGCCAGGGCGTAAGTACTGCGAAGGGGCGACGGACTCGCCCGGCGACGGCCTGCCGCTGAACGCCGTACATCCGGACTACACGCTCACCGACCTGCGCCCGGCCGGGTTCCAGCCGCAGGTGAGCGCGATGGACTGGCTGCCGGACGGCCGCCTGGCCATTGCCACCTGGGGCGGCAGCAACAACAAGCTCGGCGAGGTCTACCTGCTGAGCAATGTCACCGGTGCCACCTCACCCGAGCAGGTCACGAAGAAGCGGATCGCCAGCGGCCTGCAGGAGCCGATGGGCCTCAAGTACGTCGACGGCAAGCTCTACGTGTCGGAGAAGTCGCGACTGGCAGAGCTGCCCGACCTCACCAGCGACTCGACTCCTGACAAGCTGCGTACCGTGGCGACCTGGCCATACGGCGGAAACTTCCACGAGTTCGCGTTCGGGCTGCTGTACAAGGACGGCTACTTCTACCTGAACCTTTCCGTCTCCATCAACTTCGGCGGCGCCACCACGGATCCGCAGCCCGCGGGGAAGGGCCGCGGCACCACGATCAAGGTGAACAAGGACACCGGCGCGGTGCAATACGTCGCCGGCGGCCTGCGCACGCCGAACGGCATCGGTTGGGGGCCTGAGGGCGACCTCTTCGCCACCGACAACCAGGGCGGCTGGCTGCCGTCGTCGAAGCTGGTGCACATCAAGCAGGACCGGTTCTTCAACCACTACACGAACCCCGCCGGGCCCTTCGACAGCAAGCCGGTGACCCGGCCGGTCCTGTGGCTGCCGCAGAACGAGATCGCGAACTCGCCGAGCACACCACTCCTGATGAAGGACGGCCTGTTCGCCGGCCAGTTGCTGTTCGGTGATGTCACCTACGGTGGCATCCAGCGCGCATACCTGGAGAAGATCAACGGCGAATACCAGGGCGCGGTGTTCCGTATGACCCAGGGACTGGAATCCGGAGTCAACCGGCTCAGCCTCGGCCCCGACGGCGCGATCTATGTGGGCGGTCTCGGCGGGGACGGTAACTGGGGACAGGAAGGCAAACTGAAGTACGGCCTGCAGAAGCTGACACCCAAGACCACCAACAGCGCCTTCGACATCCGGTCGATGCGGGTGGTCAGCGGCGGCTTCGAACTCGAGTACACGCAGCCGTTGTCAGCGGCGACGCTGAACTCGCTGGCCTCCCGCTACACCGCCAAGCAATGGCGATACGTCCCCACCTCCGCCTACGGCGGCCCGAAGGTGGACGAAGAGACGCTGTCGGTGGCGTCGGCGACCCCGTCAGCCGACGGCAAGAAAGTCACCCTCAAGCTCAACGGCCTGAAGACCGGCCGGGTGGTCTACCTTCGGTCGCCGCAGCCCTTCTCCTCGGCCTCGGGGAAGTCGCTGTGGAGCACCGAAGCCTGGTACACGCTCAACGCGACGCCGACCGATGCGTCCACCGGCCCGGTGGTCGGCCTGGCGAACAAGTGCCTGGACGTCAAGGGCGGCGTGACAGCGAATGGCACTCAGGTCCAGCTCTACCAGTGCAACGGCACCGCGGCTCAGACCTGGGCCCGGGCCGGCCAGACGCTGAAGGCGCTGGACAAGTGCCTGGACATCAACGCCGGCTCGACCCAGAACGGAGCCAAAGTCCAGCTGTGGGACTGCAACGGGGGTGACAACCAGAACTGGGTTCCGCAGGCCGACGGCACCCTGGTCAACCCCAGCTCGGGCAAATGCCTCGACGTCAACGGCGAGACCAGCGCCGACGGCACACCGGTCAGCCTCTGGACATGCCACGGTGGCAGCAACCAGAAATGGTCGGTGCCCGACCTCTACGAGGCCGAAAGCGCGGCCTTGAGCGGTGGCGCCAAGGTCAACAGCGATCATCAGGACCACACCGGCAGCGGATTCGTCGACGGCTACGGGACCAAGGGCGCCACCACGACGTTCACGGTGAACGCCGCCAGGGCCGGCGTCCACAACGTGGGCCTGCGATACGCCAACGGCCCGAACCCGTCCTCGGGAACCAAGTCGATCAGCGTGTACGTCAACGGCACCAAGGTCAAGCAGATGCGATTGGCCGACACCGGGAGCTGGGACTCCTGGGCCACGCAGACCGAAGCCCTGACCTTGAAGGCCGGTGCCAACACCATCGCCTACAAGAACGATCCCGACGACGCCGGGCACGTCAACCTCGACAACATCCACGTCGCCCAGGCTCCGCGGATCACCCTGTTCGACGGCACGAGCCTGGCAGCCTGGGAGAAGAGCACCGGAGGCGAGGCCGCCTGGCCCGTCGCGTCCGGCTCCATGGAATCCCTCGGTGGCGACATCCGTACCAAGCAGACATTCGGTGACTTCAAACTCCGCGTCGAGTGGCTGGAACCCAACTACCCGCCGGACGTGACCGGACAAGCCCGCGGCAACAGCGGCGTCTACCTCCAAGAACGCTACGAGGTCCAAGTCCTCGACTCATACGGCGACACCACCCTGGCCAACGACGAAGCCGGCGCGATCTACAACAAACGCGCTCCCGACCAGAACATGTCCACCGCCCCTGGGACCTGGCAGACCTACGACATCACCTTCCGCGCCGCCCGCTACGTCAAGGGCGTGAAGGTCGACAACGCCCGCGTCACTGTCGTCTGGAACGGCACCACGGTCCACAACGACGTCGCTGTCGACGGCGGCACCGGCGGCAACATCCCCGAAGGTCCCACACCCGCAGCGATCCGCCTCCAAGACCACAACGACCCAGGCGCCAACCCCCGATTCCGCAACATCTGGATCGAACCAATCGCCTGA